From Psychrobacillus sp. FSL K6-2836, a single genomic window includes:
- a CDS encoding DegT/DnrJ/EryC1/StrS family aminotransferase: MKIQMLDLSQQYLTIRKDVLSKLDEVMSSSQFILGSHVKQVENDIAKMSKTKHGIGVGNGSDAIHIALQAAGIGEGDEVLTTSFTFFATAGAIVRANAKPIFIDIDPVTYNIDPTKLEAAITGKTKAIIPVHLYGQMADMDLIMEIAKKYNLHVIEDAAQAIGSTYKGKQVGEMSSAATYSFFPTKNLGAYGDGGMVVSNNDELAEQARVIRVHGSKPKYHHHVLGYNSRLDEMQAAILTVKLPHLSTWTGNRRVAAAYYTEKLNAAVNDHVVTPVEVDGNYHAFHQYTLRVEKRDELKEFLKEQGIATMIYYPIPLHLQPVFKDLGYKEGDLPETEKAAKEALSLPMFPELKREQQDYVIQKIVEFYS; this comes from the coding sequence ATGAAAATACAAATGCTTGATTTATCACAACAATATTTAACAATAAGAAAAGATGTCCTTTCAAAACTTGATGAGGTAATGTCTTCATCTCAATTCATACTTGGTAGTCATGTAAAACAAGTCGAAAATGATATTGCGAAAATGAGTAAAACAAAACATGGAATTGGCGTTGGAAACGGATCGGACGCTATCCATATCGCGCTTCAAGCGGCAGGTATAGGTGAAGGAGACGAAGTCCTTACAACATCATTTACTTTCTTTGCTACAGCAGGTGCAATTGTACGTGCAAATGCAAAACCGATATTTATTGATATCGATCCAGTTACATATAATATCGATCCTACAAAACTTGAAGCTGCAATTACTGGAAAAACAAAAGCAATTATTCCAGTACATTTATATGGGCAAATGGCAGATATGGATCTAATTATGGAAATTGCGAAGAAATATAATCTGCATGTTATTGAGGATGCTGCACAGGCGATTGGTTCAACATATAAAGGTAAACAAGTTGGTGAAATGAGTAGTGCTGCTACCTATAGCTTTTTCCCTACAAAGAACCTAGGAGCATATGGTGATGGTGGTATGGTCGTTTCAAATAACGATGAACTTGCAGAACAAGCGCGTGTAATTCGTGTGCATGGAAGTAAACCAAAATACCATCATCATGTATTAGGCTATAACAGTCGTTTAGATGAAATGCAAGCAGCCATTTTAACTGTGAAGCTCCCACATTTATCTACATGGACTGGAAATCGACGAGTTGCGGCAGCATACTACACTGAAAAACTGAATGCAGCGGTAAATGACCACGTTGTAACTCCTGTAGAAGTTGATGGTAATTATCATGCATTCCATCAATATACACTTCGTGTTGAAAAAAGAGATGAGTTAAAAGAATTTTTGAAAGAGCAAGGAATCGCAACTATGATTTATTATCCAATTCCCCTACATTTGCAACCAGTATTTAAGGATTTAGGTTATAAGGAAGGGGATTTACCTGAAACTGAAAAAGCTGCAAAAGAAGCTTTATCTTTACCGATGTTCCCTGAATTGAAGCGAGAACAACAAGATTATGTTATTCAGAAGATTGTGGAGTTCTATTCATGA
- the wecB gene encoding non-hydrolyzing UDP-N-acetylglucosamine 2-epimerase, with amino-acid sequence MKKILTIAGTRPQLVKIAAVSRVLRESFTEVLVNTGQHYDYNMAGVFFYELNIPRPDYDLGIGSDSHGRQTGRMMITVEEVIEKENPDAILVYGDTNSTLAGAIVASKLHIPIIHIEAGLRSYNKEMPEEINRIMTDHVSTLLFAPSDLAVENLSKEGIIDGVHKVGDVMYDAVLFNMELAEKKHSLKDYDLKSREYILGTIHRADNTDNPRRLEAILRAFNSLDGTVFLPLHPRTKSKIESFGLAELLNEATNIRILEPISYLEMLLLEKHARAIVTDSGGVQKEAYFAKVPCITLRDQTEWVETVETGWNKLVNPLKADLSDKLLKLTVGKPIDDLYGDGQAANKIVTILKSHFK; translated from the coding sequence ATGAAAAAGATATTAACAATTGCTGGTACTAGACCACAGTTAGTGAAGATTGCTGCTGTTTCAAGAGTTTTACGTGAATCATTTACAGAGGTACTTGTAAATACTGGACAACACTATGATTACAATATGGCAGGTGTATTTTTTTACGAGCTGAATATACCTCGCCCTGATTACGATCTAGGAATTGGTTCTGATTCCCATGGACGCCAAACAGGTAGAATGATGATTACTGTAGAAGAAGTTATAGAAAAAGAAAATCCTGATGCCATTCTAGTGTATGGCGATACTAATTCTACACTTGCAGGAGCAATAGTTGCTAGTAAGTTACATATACCTATCATTCATATCGAAGCAGGTCTTAGAAGCTACAATAAAGAAATGCCAGAGGAAATTAATAGAATTATGACTGATCATGTATCGACTTTATTATTTGCTCCATCTGATTTAGCGGTAGAGAATCTCTCGAAAGAGGGTATTATAGATGGAGTTCACAAGGTTGGAGATGTAATGTATGATGCGGTTCTTTTCAATATGGAGCTTGCAGAAAAAAAGCATTCTTTGAAAGATTATGATTTAAAAAGTAGAGAATACATTCTCGGAACAATTCATCGTGCAGATAATACGGATAATCCGAGAAGATTAGAAGCCATTTTAAGAGCTTTTAACTCACTTGATGGAACAGTATTTTTACCACTACATCCTAGAACGAAAAGTAAAATCGAGAGTTTCGGATTGGCGGAGTTATTAAATGAAGCTACGAATATTCGAATCTTGGAACCGATTTCTTATTTAGAAATGCTTTTATTAGAGAAACATGCAAGAGCAATCGTGACTGATTCAGGTGGTGTTCAAAAAGAGGCTTACTTTGCTAAAGTACCTTGTATTACATTACGTGATCAAACTGAATGGGTAGAAACTGTAGAAACAGGATGGAATAAATTAGTTAATCCATTGAAAGCAGACTTGTCTGACAAACTTTTAAAACTGACAGTAGGCAAACCAATCGATGATTTATATGGTGACGGTCAGGCAGCGAATAAGATTGTAACGATATTGAAAAGTCATTTTAAATAA
- a CDS encoding glycosyltransferase family 4 protein → MHSQYDTRIFLKECQSLLQDGFQVNYVVPGVVNSINEGVHIYGVEKGGGHRLERMTKTVRAVYRKALEIDADLYHFHDPELMPVGLILKKKGKKVIYDIHEDLPRALLSKRWINPFIRKPMACFFEIFENYASRKFDFLMTATPFITERFKKVNPNTVNINNYPLLGELQSSSFKNIIFKQKQVCYVGGLGLIRGIHQLLFAADSIEGKIRIAGPINPIEMEEQLKTHSNIEYMGYLDRVEVKNLLGSSIAGIVTFLPEPNHINAQPNKMFEYMSAGIPVICSDFPLWRSIIEKHDCGICVDPENPEDIAKAINYLFANPQIAEQMGRNGRNAVETVFNWEQESEKLIEVYKKLI, encoded by the coding sequence GTGCATTCTCAGTATGATACAAGGATTTTCCTAAAGGAATGTCAGTCATTATTACAAGATGGATTCCAAGTAAATTATGTTGTTCCGGGAGTCGTGAACTCTATTAATGAAGGAGTGCATATTTATGGTGTTGAAAAAGGGGGAGGCCATCGTTTAGAGCGCATGACTAAAACTGTAAGAGCAGTTTATCGAAAAGCACTGGAAATTGACGCAGATTTATATCATTTTCATGATCCTGAGCTTATGCCAGTTGGTTTGATATTGAAGAAAAAAGGTAAAAAAGTTATATACGATATACATGAAGATCTACCTAGAGCACTTCTATCAAAAAGATGGATTAATCCATTCATAAGAAAGCCAATGGCGTGCTTTTTTGAAATATTCGAGAACTATGCCTCTAGGAAATTTGATTTCCTTATGACAGCAACTCCTTTTATTACAGAACGTTTTAAAAAGGTAAATCCTAATACAGTTAATATAAATAACTATCCATTACTTGGAGAACTACAAAGTTCTAGTTTTAAGAATATTATATTTAAACAAAAACAAGTTTGTTATGTTGGAGGATTGGGTCTAATTAGAGGCATACATCAGCTATTATTTGCTGCAGATTCTATAGAAGGAAAGATTCGCATTGCGGGTCCTATTAATCCTATAGAAATGGAAGAACAGTTAAAAACACACTCTAATATTGAATATATGGGATATTTAGATCGTGTAGAAGTAAAGAATCTTCTTGGTTCATCGATTGCTGGAATTGTTACTTTTTTGCCGGAGCCAAATCATATTAATGCACAGCCTAATAAGATGTTTGAATATATGTCTGCAGGGATTCCTGTAATTTGTTCAGACTTTCCACTCTGGCGTTCAATCATTGAAAAACATGATTGTGGTATATGTGTAGATCCAGAAAATCCAGAAGACATTGCGAAAGCTATTAATTATTTATTTGCGAATCCCCAAATTGCAGAACAAATGGGGCGGAATGGAAGAAATGCTGTTGAGACTGTATTTAACTGGGAGCAAGAAAGCGAAAAGTTAATTGAAGTATATAAGAAATTAATTTAA
- a CDS encoding nucleotide sugar dehydrogenase, translating to MVKLQANNIAEELIKKLEAKTATIGVVGLGYVGLPLAVEKAKAGFNVIGFDVQEEKVKKVNDGENYIGDVLPSDLTTLVWDGKLKATSDYSFIKDVDALAICVPTPLDIYKQPNMEYVKSSAEAIAKNITVGTLVVLESTTYPGTTEELIKPILEKQGLVVGKDIFLAYSPERVDPGNKNFNTKNTPKVVGGITPECTKVAATMYRSVLEGDVHEVSSPAVAEMEKLLENTFRNINIALANEMAILCNKMGIDVWEVIDAAATKPYGFMPFYPGPGLGGHCIPIDPWYLTWKAREYNYHTKLIETAGEINDSMPDFVVQRCSEILNDQAKALRGSKILVLGVAYKKDIDDYRESPVLPILERLTKSGAEWEAVDLHVPTFKLNGEMVNTVELSDEKLMDADLVVIATNHSGFDYEGISKFSRLILDTRNTGILNGESNTYKKI from the coding sequence ATGGTAAAATTACAAGCAAACAATATTGCGGAGGAACTAATTAAAAAATTAGAAGCCAAAACCGCTACAATAGGTGTCGTGGGACTTGGATATGTTGGACTTCCACTTGCAGTTGAAAAAGCTAAAGCAGGATTTAATGTTATTGGTTTTGACGTGCAAGAAGAAAAAGTGAAAAAAGTTAACGATGGTGAAAATTATATTGGCGATGTTCTTCCTAGTGATCTTACTACACTTGTATGGGATGGAAAACTAAAAGCTACATCAGATTATTCTTTTATCAAAGACGTAGATGCTTTAGCAATTTGTGTTCCAACCCCATTAGACATTTATAAACAGCCTAACATGGAATATGTAAAAAGTTCTGCTGAAGCCATCGCCAAAAACATAACAGTTGGAACATTAGTAGTTCTTGAAAGTACAACTTATCCAGGTACAACAGAAGAATTAATCAAGCCCATTTTGGAAAAACAAGGACTAGTTGTCGGTAAGGATATATTTTTGGCTTACTCGCCGGAACGCGTCGATCCGGGTAATAAAAACTTCAATACAAAAAACACACCAAAAGTAGTTGGCGGAATTACACCTGAATGTACAAAAGTTGCAGCTACAATGTATCGCTCTGTATTAGAAGGTGATGTCCATGAAGTTTCAAGTCCTGCAGTTGCAGAAATGGAAAAACTATTAGAAAACACATTCCGTAATATTAATATAGCTCTTGCAAATGAAATGGCGATTCTCTGTAATAAGATGGGAATTGACGTTTGGGAAGTAATTGATGCTGCTGCAACAAAACCATATGGCTTTATGCCTTTTTATCCGGGTCCAGGTCTTGGTGGGCATTGTATTCCTATTGATCCGTGGTATTTGACATGGAAAGCAAGAGAGTATAATTATCATACGAAATTGATTGAGACTGCTGGAGAGATTAATGATAGTATGCCTGATTTCGTGGTACAACGCTGTTCTGAAATTTTAAATGATCAAGCGAAAGCATTAAGAGGCTCTAAGATTCTAGTACTTGGTGTTGCTTACAAAAAAGATATTGATGATTATCGGGAGTCACCGGTGTTGCCGATATTGGAACGCTTGACGAAATCAGGAGCGGAATGGGAAGCTGTGGATCTACATGTGCCTACGTTTAAGTTGAATGGGGAAATGGTTAACACTGTTGAATTGTCGGACGAGAAGCTGATGGATGCGGATCTTGTAGTGATTGCTACTAATCATAGTGGGTTTGATTATGAGGGTATATCCAAATTTAGTAGGTTAATTTTAGATACTAGGAATACTGGTATCTTAAATGGAGAATCGAATACTTATAAAAAGATTTAA
- a CDS encoding O-antigen polymerase: MFFINCMLIFSITTLLLFRKKILTAFGLFYIGTIIFLLIGWLSAYFLAEEMYILNGNTEPLINIVPSIITFIIIVNLFWFFPHFSSGNQMKNKQINTDVFINKNINFIVYSTFILTVFFLAIINISDAPLFNIGKYTVTEMSYYRNEIFATGLISKLNVFRYIVLYLLIPLCFFIRAVGLKRIIIVDIVFIIFSALSLSKTAIILIIVFYFSGKYLKNRKLIDVLLAILSIVFAFYFIVYFTYYVDLQRSFGDVFKVLYIRLIATPIALSGLYSTFFEFHQGFRSSVYYTYLFGGEFVRIAVIAMQNISPTSGGNAPTGLIGMAFPNIPKSYHWFYYLCVISYIYLFSNLIGLIKNYTIKHVFVFFLGILSWFFFLTDPLVALNSYGILYISGVVIIILLLQNKQFFKLR, translated from the coding sequence ATGTTTTTTATTAATTGTATGTTGATATTTTCTATAACAACTCTTTTATTATTTCGTAAAAAAATTTTAACTGCTTTCGGTTTGTTTTATATTGGAACTATAATATTTTTATTAATTGGTTGGTTGTCTGCGTATTTTTTAGCTGAGGAAATGTATATTTTAAATGGAAATACAGAACCTTTAATAAACATAGTGCCTAGTATAATTACATTTATTATTATAGTCAATTTATTTTGGTTTTTCCCTCATTTTAGTAGTGGTAATCAAATGAAAAACAAACAAATAAATACAGATGTTTTTATAAACAAAAATATCAACTTTATAGTATATTCAACATTTATTTTAACGGTTTTCTTTCTTGCTATTATAAATATTAGTGATGCACCTTTATTTAATATTGGAAAGTATACTGTTACAGAAATGTCCTATTATAGAAATGAGATTTTCGCGACTGGACTGATCAGTAAATTAAATGTATTTAGGTATATAGTTTTATATTTATTAATACCTTTATGTTTTTTTATCAGGGCTGTTGGTCTGAAGAGAATAATAATTGTTGATATTGTATTTATAATATTTTCGGCTTTAAGTTTGTCGAAGACTGCGATTATATTGATAATTGTGTTTTACTTTTCGGGGAAGTACTTAAAGAATAGAAAACTAATAGATGTATTACTAGCAATTTTATCAATAGTATTTGCTTTTTATTTTATTGTTTATTTTACATATTACGTAGATCTGCAAAGGTCATTTGGAGATGTCTTCAAAGTTTTATATATAAGATTAATTGCCACTCCTATTGCACTGTCGGGGTTATATTCAACATTTTTTGAATTTCATCAAGGCTTTAGAAGCAGTGTTTATTATACATATCTATTTGGAGGGGAATTTGTAAGGATAGCGGTTATTGCAATGCAAAATATTTCTCCAACAAGTGGAGGAAATGCACCAACCGGATTAATTGGTATGGCCTTTCCAAACATCCCTAAGTCCTATCATTGGTTTTATTATTTATGTGTGATAAGTTATATTTATTTGTTTAGTAATCTGATTGGATTGATTAAAAACTATACAATAAAACATGTATTTGTATTTTTTTTAGGAATTCTTTCATGGTTTTTCTTCCTAACGGATCCGTTAGTGGCACTAAATAGCTATGGTATATTATATATTAGTGGAGTAGTAATAATTATTTTATTATTACAGAATAAACAATTTTTTAAATTGAGGTGA
- a CDS encoding Gfo/Idh/MocA family protein, whose product MNFAIVGCGFIAKKHAQAIKNIENASLVAVCDRVPDLMKPYVEEHGATPYMDIEEMLKDETIDIVNICTPSGTHAVLAELIAKLGKHVIIEKPIAMTIEETNRIIQATEQNNMKLAVVHPNRFRPVVMKLKEILNKNLLGKISHALCIVNWNRDQAYYDQAPWRGTKEHDGGVLMNQAIHNLDLLLWFMGNPVEVFSMEATRLRNIEAEDVSVGLIQFESGALATVQASTTVYPKNFEESITIFGEKGTVKIGGANALYFEHINIEGTHENTIEKWINEVKEDPWGTPGHEEIIKDMIQAIEEDRKPSVTGEDGKRALELVLSFYDSAKTNQLVSLI is encoded by the coding sequence ATGAATTTTGCAATCGTAGGGTGTGGATTTATAGCTAAGAAACATGCTCAAGCAATAAAAAATATAGAAAATGCTAGTTTAGTAGCTGTATGTGATAGAGTACCAGATTTGATGAAACCCTATGTAGAAGAGCACGGAGCAACTCCATATATGGATATTGAAGAAATGTTAAAAGATGAAACAATCGATATAGTAAACATTTGTACACCAAGTGGAACTCATGCTGTACTTGCAGAGTTAATCGCAAAACTTGGGAAACATGTAATAATAGAAAAACCTATAGCGATGACAATTGAAGAAACAAATAGAATTATACAAGCTACAGAACAAAATAATATGAAACTTGCCGTTGTGCATCCAAACCGTTTTCGACCAGTTGTTATGAAGTTAAAAGAAATATTGAATAAAAATTTATTAGGAAAAATTAGTCATGCGCTTTGTATTGTAAACTGGAATCGTGATCAAGCATATTATGACCAGGCACCATGGAGAGGAACAAAAGAGCATGATGGCGGGGTGCTTATGAATCAAGCAATTCATAATTTAGATTTACTATTATGGTTCATGGGAAATCCAGTAGAAGTGTTTAGCATGGAAGCAACGCGTCTTAGGAATATCGAAGCTGAAGATGTGTCGGTGGGTTTAATACAATTTGAATCAGGTGCTCTAGCAACTGTACAAGCTTCCACTACGGTATATCCAAAAAATTTTGAAGAGTCAATTACAATTTTCGGAGAAAAAGGTACAGTGAAAATAGGAGGAGCAAATGCGCTTTATTTCGAACATATTAATATAGAAGGAACTCATGAAAATACGATAGAAAAATGGATTAATGAAGTAAAAGAAGATCCTTGGGGAACACCCGGTCACGAAGAAATTATTAAAGATATGATTCAAGCAATTGAGGAAGACCGCAAACCATCGGTGACTGGGGAAGATGGGAAGAGAGCATTAGAACTAGTGTTGTCTTTTTACGATTCTGCAAAAACTAATCAATTAGTGAGCCTAATTTAA